Below is a genomic region from Spirochaetales bacterium.
CATGGTGTTTTTCGGATAAACCCTGTTAAAGGAGTCAAGATCGCCGTCCAGATATACCGCTTTAGCGTATGGCTTGATAAGTGAAAGCCTTTCCTTGGCGATATCCAGATCTGCCCCGGTGGGACAGTACTGAATATACCTGAAATAGGCGTAATAAGCCTGGTTATACATGTTCTGCTTTGCATAATACTCGGCGACTTTAAAAAGATGGGAAACATCCGCGCTTGCCGTACTTCTTAGTGTCAACCGTGTATGTGCCTCGTCAAGATACCGGATTTTTTTCGAGAATCCCTGGATAATCTTCATTGCAACGGGAGTATTCCGTTTGATAAGGATTTCATACTGATTCCGGTGCACGGAAATTAGTGAAACATCGGTCATGGCCATTGCCGTTTCAATATGGCTGTGGGAGGACATTGTAGAGACGACGCCGAAAAAATCCCCCGCCGTTAAAATATTTCCACCCTCTTCTTCGACAATCTCGACTTCTTTTGTCAATCGTATTTTTCCGCTGCGGATAATATAAAAATGATCTGCTTTCTGCTTTCCTTCGACGATGATATATGAGCCCTGTTTGAAATTGACTATGGACAGTTGTAGTGGACTGGACATTTTCCCAATTCATTCCCTTTATTGATACAGGTTATAGTATAAGTATGCGCTATTGAAAAGTCAATGTAAAGCAAATAAACCTGTAATTTACCATAAAAACAGCATTTTCTTCTCTCTGCTTCTTTATATATCGATGATGACGTTTCCGCTGATATACCCCGCCGAGAAGGTGAATACGTATCACTCGTATATTATGAATAACGGCATATTTTGCCAAATACTTTGGCGAAATATTTATTTGAAAGAGGACAAAGCGTGCCGATGATGATAAAACACCCATAAAACAGATTTCACATCGCTGATATGTATAATAATGCATGTGGTCTGAGCTAGTAGAATCCGATAATCTCAAGACCGGACCATTCCGCACTGTAGGAGACGAGATTTCCCGTACTCTCCTCAAAAATCGTCTGAAGACTCGCGTACCGCCTGCTATTGACAATACGTCCTTCCGGATTTCGCTGTTTTACGGGAATCACCCCACGCGTCACGGTGATATGGCTGTTGTCGAGATTTCCGAAGTAATAATTTCTGTAACTTCCGCTGCGTTGAAATCCTTTATACGTTTTTCCGTCTCCAAGGAGGGGATCGACGGGAACCCATCCGAAATCCTCAAGATAAAACTCGACCCAGTAATGTTCCACACTCTCCTGCTGCGAACAGACAAGATACCCCGCAACCGGCCGTGCAGGAATACCGACACTACGCATGAGTGCGGTACAAAGGATGGAATAGATGAACGCATCGCCTTCGGGTTTTCTAGAATCACAGACGGCAAGGACATCGGATGGCGGGATATCCCCCTCTTCGATGGGGCTAAGGAGGTTAATGACATGATTATAAATATCCTGGGCTTTAATATACGGATTCTTGTCCTTGCCCACGATATTCCGCGCAAGTGTAATAATTTTGACATCCGACGACGGAACGAGGGGGCTTGATCTGGTAAACACCTTATACATGGTATTATTGACATCATAATACTCCCTGACTTCCCGGGAATTAATTTTGGTGGTCGCGGCATATCGTTTGAACAGATACCGTAATTTTATCTGCCGCGTCTCTCCGGGAAGCAGATTGGTAAACGAAAACCTCATAATACCATTCGTTTCCTCATTCGGTTCGCCCGATTCCGAAGAGATAAGGGTGACATCCCGTTGCAGAGGGGACTCGATAATGCCCGGCACCCAGATATCGAGACCGTTTCCGGCTTCCGCGTCTCCCGCCCTTACCTCCACCCAATACGAGACCTGATAGACCCGTTTATCATGGATTCGTTTTTGCCCGACAGGTTCCTGAACTTCGAAAAAACCCGCATTACTGATACCCGTTTTCGTATGAACAAAAATATTGCCGGAAAGGGCACCGTCGGGAACCTGTACCGCGATTTTATTGTCGGTCCACATAATATAATCGTAATCGATATTCGAGGCGGAAATTGAATTGGAAAAAATCGCCTCGCTCTCATTATAATTCCTGTCTCCCGAAACCCAGCCAAAATATACATTCGATTCACCCTGTTCCCCGCCGAAATTGATACCGCTTATCGTCACGATATTCCCGACAGAGCCCCTGCGCGGGATAAAATTACTGATATACACTTCACCTGGATTGATGGGACCGATGATGGGAAGCGGAATTTCCATTTTATTGACAAAGGGGATAATTTCACTGCTTTCCCCGTTTCTGGTAATTACTTTTAAAAGACCGGAGGAAAAATCTTCAGGGATTAAAAGCCTTATTCGCGTGTCATTCCACTCGACGTATGCATCGGTAGAAGGAGAAAAACCGGAAACGGAAACCCGGCCTCCATTCCGTTCTTTTCCGAAATACCTCCCCTTCACGAGGAGTTCGGTACCCGGAATACCTGTTTTGGGTGTTATTGAAATCACTTCCGGGGACCTGCCGGTAAGCCCTGATATGATAATAAGACAGATTATGAGAAACAGGAAAATAGCAAAAGGAACGACCAATTTCGTTCCTTTCCTGCCGTGCGATTCATGAATGTTCAAAACCATTTATCTGCCAGGCTCCACTGTATTTATCGGCTTTGTCCCATCATCGTTCGCGGCCGGGAATACCGTAATCTCGATCTCTATGATAACGATATTGCTCGCGGGGATATCATCCGGCGGATCGTCTCTTTTCATTCCCAGGGGATAAAAAACGATTTTCTCTCCATATGAGACGACTGCCGTCTTGAATGAGGTAAAATATTTAAAGCTGTTGCTTTCTTCCGAGGAGAGAAAAATCTGACTTTGAATATAAATCTTGATTTTATCTTCCTTGAGCATAAAGGGGGTAAAATATCCAAGATATTTCAGGTTCGCCCCGGCCAGTTTCAAACTCACCGCCTTGCCGGAAATAGTGTACTTTTCCATATATTGCTGCCAGACCCGTGTCGTTCCCGTCTGTGTCAGGCGTATATTGAAATTAAGTTTGACCGGATTGTCAAGGGATTCGTCCTGCCGGACATCGGGTGCAACGTCCTGGGTAAATATAGGCGGCATAGAGAGAATGCATAATATTATATATAATGCATGTTTCATTAATCGGAACTCTTTCTGTAATCAACGGTTTTGATAATTTCGGGTTCTCCGATGAGAAAATACTCCGAATCGTCCGGCAGCCTGATAATCACCTCTTCATCCGCTGTTTTATATTCCAATGATTCAAGCAGCGCCTGTATCTCTTCGGGATTTTTACCGATAATACGGAATTCCTTTTTTCCATGATCCGTCTCGTCGATAACGATTATTTCACTCCTGTTCCCCAAATTCAATATGACCGAAAAAACCAGCACCACACCCAGGCAGAACAGGAAAAAAGCCGCAGCAACAAACGGCATCGGCAGGCTTACTTTTTTTCTCCATACCGGTACATGAATTATTTTCTGTTTTTCGGTTAGCCGTGCAATGTTGTTTCTCACACGTTCCATCGGGATTGCCGGATCGGGTTCCGGCGATGTACGAAGTGCTTCCTTCAATACTGTTAATTCATCAAGCTTCTGCCTGCACGACGGGCAGTTCGAGATATGTTCATCCAGTTCCTTGTTCCACGGGAATCCCACTTCCCCGTCGGAATATGCAGATAACACTTCATAATCAGGACACACCATCACATCTTCTCCTTTAACATCTTTCCAAGTTTTTCTCTTCCTCGAAAAACTCTCACCTTCACATTACCTTCAGAAATTCCGACAATCGAGCCGATCTCTTTATAACTCAAGTCCCCATACTCCTTTAAAACCAGGACAACCCTGAGGTTGTACGGAAGTTTCTGGAGTGCCTCCTGAACATATTTCTTTACCTCTTTTTTTATAACAACCTTTTCTCCTGACTCCGCCGTTTTTACACCTTCTTCTTTCAATTTTGAAAAGAGTTTACGTTCTCTCGCCTTTTTCTTTTCATAATTGAAAGAAAGATTTTTTACAACCCGTATCAACCAGTACTTTGTCTGATCGATATCCGGGAGCGGCGTTTCACG
It encodes:
- a CDS encoding IPT/TIG domain-containing protein, which encodes MVLNIHESHGRKGTKLVVPFAIFLFLIICLIIISGLTGRSPEVISITPKTGIPGTELLVKGRYFGKERNGGRVSVSGFSPSTDAYVEWNDTRIRLLIPEDFSSGLLKVITRNGESSEIIPFVNKMEIPLPIIGPINPGEVYISNFIPRRGSVGNIVTISGINFGGEQGESNVYFGWVSGDRNYNESEAIFSNSISASNIDYDYIMWTDNKIAVQVPDGALSGNIFVHTKTGISNAGFFEVQEPVGQKRIHDKRVYQVSYWVEVRAGDAEAGNGLDIWVPGIIESPLQRDVTLISSESGEPNEETNGIMRFSFTNLLPGETRQIKLRYLFKRYAATTKINSREVREYYDVNNTMYKVFTRSSPLVPSSDVKIITLARNIVGKDKNPYIKAQDIYNHVINLLSPIEEGDIPPSDVLAVCDSRKPEGDAFIYSILCTALMRSVGIPARPVAGYLVCSQQESVEHYWVEFYLEDFGWVPVDPLLGDGKTYKGFQRSGSYRNYYFGNLDNSHITVTRGVIPVKQRNPEGRIVNSRRYASLQTIFEESTGNLVSYSAEWSGLEIIGFY
- a CDS encoding zf-HC2 domain-containing protein, translating into MVCPDYEVLSAYSDGEVGFPWNKELDEHISNCPSCRQKLDELTVLKEALRTSPEPDPAIPMERVRNNIARLTEKQKIIHVPVWRKKVSLPMPFVAAAFFLFCLGVVLVFSVILNLGNRSEIIVIDETDHGKKEFRIIGKNPEEIQALLESLEYKTADEEVIIRLPDDSEYFLIGEPEIIKTVDYRKSSD
- a CDS encoding RNA polymerase sigma factor — translated: MYTPNGINPSFDTIYETLFPIIYRIAYRIVGESGAAEDVCQEAFIKYYERETPLPDIDQTKYWLIRVVKNLSFNYEKKKARERKLFSKLKEEGVKTAESGEKVVIKKEVKKYVQEALQKLPYNLRVVLVLKEYGDLSYKEIGSIVGISEGNVKVRVFRGREKLGKMLKEKM